One window of Paroedura picta isolate Pp20150507F chromosome 2, Ppicta_v3.0, whole genome shotgun sequence genomic DNA carries:
- the LOC143828883 gene encoding olfactory receptor 5AR1-like, translated as MNQGNSSVKDFILLGLTDNPKMHFPLFVLFMLVYVITVIGNAGMILLIYIDLQLHNPMYFFLGNLSFVDLCYSTVTTPQMLAGFFTNSKRISYNACALQLYLFGFFGDVECVLLAVMAYDRYVAICNPLLYTVIMSKKVCKRLMAVAYIIGTVDSIAYTCSVFHLSFCSSNVINHFFCDAPPLFELSCSDTHFSEIVLFIFGVFVEAGNLGVILFSYIYILTKIMRMRSAEGRHKAFSTCTSHLTLVGMFHGTLLFMYLQPSSNHSMEQDKWLSIFYAVLIPMLNPLIYSLRNKDVKQAMTKALYKIGLLKRSVITGCKPLEAKQTGVTAFHNDKRQLVDEGLVLNIEGANSNDEDPVSLEANCYREIYEDGE; from the exons ATGAATCAAGGAAACTCTTCTGTAAAAGATTTTATTCTTCTGGGACTCACAGATAATCCCAAAATGCATTTCCCTCTTTTTGTGTTGTTCATGTTGGTTTATGTCATTACTGTAATAGGCAATGCTGGAATGATCTTGTTAATCTACATTGACCTGCAGCTCCACAATCCCATGTATTTTTTCCTGGGTAATTTGTCTTTTGTTGACCTCTGCTACTCTACAGTCACTACCCCCCAAATGCTGGCTGGCTTCTTCACCAACAGTAAAAGGATATCTTACAATGCTTGTGCTTTACAGCTCTATTTATTTGGATTCTTTGGAGATGTGGAGTGTGTATTGTTGGCTGTGATGGCCTATGACCGATATGTGGCTATTTGTAATCCCCTGCTCTATACAGTCATTATGTCAAAGAAAGTCTGCAAAAGACTGATGGCCGTAGCATATATTATAGGCACAGTGGATTCAATTGCATACACCTGCTCTGTGTTCCACCTTTCCTTCTGCAGTTCCAATGTCATCAATCATTTCTTCTGTGACGCACCTCCTCTATTTGAGCTCTCGTGCTCTGACACCCATTTCAGTGAAATTGTGCTGTTTATTTTTGGTGTCTTTGTTGAAGCAGGTAACCTTGGAGTTATTCTTTTTTCCTATATTTACATCCTGACCAAAATTATGAGAATGCGTTCAGCTGAAGGCAGACACAAAGCCTTTTCCACCTGTACCTCCCATCTGACATTGGTTGGGATGTTCCATGGGACACTACTCTTCATGTATCTTCAACCCAGTTCTAATCACTCAATGGAACAGGACAAATGGTTATCCATATTCTATGCTGTACTAATTCCCATGCTGAACCCACTGATCTACAGTCTCAGAAATAAAGATGTAAAACAAGCCATGACAAAAGCACTTTATAAGATAGGGCTTCTGAAAAGGAGTGTTATTACA GGATGCAAACCTCTCGAGGCCAAGCAGACTGGTGTGACAGCCTTTCACAATGATAAGAGGCAACTGGTGGATGAAGGACTTGTGCTGAACATTGAAGGTGCCAATTCCAATGACGAGGACCCAGTTTCCTTGGAAGCCAATTGTTACCGAGAAATTTATGAAGATGGAGAATAG
- the LOC143828695 gene encoding olfactory receptor 5AR1-like, producing MNQGNQSSVNEFILLGLTDNPNMQFPLFVLFLLVYVITVIGNVGMILLIYIDLQLHNPMYFFLGNLSFVDLCYSTVTTPKMLAGFFTNSKRISYYACALQLYLFAFFADVECALLAVMAYDRYVAICNPLLYTVVMSKKVCKRLMAVAYMIGTVDSIAYTCSTFHLSFCSSNVINHFFCDIPPLFELSCSDTYVSEIVMFAFDGYVEAGSLGIILVSYIYILTKIMRMRSAEGRHKAFSTCTSHLTIVGMFHGTALFMYLQPSSNHSMEQDKWISVFYAVLIPMMNPLIYSLRNKDVKQALTKALYKIGLLKRNVIVSK from the coding sequence ATGAACCAAGGAAACCAATCTTCTGTAAATGAATTTATTCTTCTGGGACTCACAGATAATCCCAATATGCAGTTCCCTCTTTTTGTGTTGTTCCTGTTAGTTTATGTCATTACTGTAATAGGAAATGTCGGGATGATCTTGTTAATCTACATTGACCTGCAGCTCCACAATCCCATGTATTTTTTCCTGGGTAATTTGTCTTTTGTTGACCTCTGCTACTCTACAGTCACCACCCCCAAAATGCTGGCTGGCTTCTTCACCAACAGTAAAAGGATATCGTACTATGCTTGTGCTTTACAGCTCTATTTATTTGCCTTCTTTGCAGATGTGGAATGTGCATTGTTGGCTGTGATGGCCTATGACCGATATGTGGCTATTTGTAATCCCCTTCTCTATACAGTCGTTATGTCAAAGAAAGTCTGCAAAAGACTGATGGCCGTAGCATATATGATAGGCACAGTGGATTCAATTGCATACACCTGCTCTACGTTCCACCTTTCCTTCTGCAGTTCCAATGTCATCAATCATTTCTTCTGTGACATACCTCCTCTCTTTGAGCTCTCGTGCTCTGACACTTATGTCAGTGAAATTGTGATGTTTGCTTTTGATGGCTATGTTGAAGCAGGTAGCCTTGGAATTATTCTTGTTTCCTATATTTACATCCTGACCAAAATTATGAGAATGCGTTCAGCTGAAGGCAGACATAAAGCCTTTTCCACCTGTACCTCCCACCTGACAATAGTTGGGATGTTCCATGGGACAGCACTCTTCATGTATCTTCAACCCAGTTCTAATCACTCAATGGAACAGGACAAATGGATATCCGTATTCTATGCTGTACTCATTCCCATGATGAACCCTCTGATCTACAGTCTCAGGAACAAAGATGTAAAACAAGCCCTGACAAAAGCACTTTATAAGATAGGGCTTCTGAAAAGAAATGTTATTGTTTCAAAATAG